A genome region from Sphingobium sp. WTD-1 includes the following:
- a CDS encoding NADH-quinone oxidoreductase subunit B produces MPPMGTQPDQAFFDSLNSEVNDKGFLITSTEELFQWARTGSLWWMTFGLACCAVEMIHVNMPRYDMERFGAAPRASPRQSDVMIVAGTLCNKMAPALRKVYDQMSNPKYVISMGSCANGGGYYHYSYSVVRGCDRIVPVDIYVPGCPPTAEALLYGIMQLQRKIRRIGTIER; encoded by the coding sequence ATGCCGCCGATGGGGACGCAGCCCGACCAGGCCTTCTTCGACTCGCTCAACAGCGAAGTGAATGACAAGGGCTTCCTGATCACCTCGACCGAGGAGCTGTTTCAGTGGGCTCGCACGGGTTCGCTGTGGTGGATGACCTTCGGTCTGGCCTGCTGCGCCGTGGAGATGATCCACGTCAACATGCCGCGCTACGACATGGAGCGCTTCGGCGCCGCGCCGCGCGCGTCTCCGCGCCAGTCGGACGTGATGATCGTCGCGGGCACGCTGTGCAACAAGATGGCTCCGGCGCTCCGCAAGGTCTATGACCAGATGTCCAACCCGAAATATGTGATTTCGATGGGCAGTTGCGCCAATGGCGGTGGTTACTACCACTATAGCTATTCGGTCGTCCGTGGCTGTGACCGCATCGTGCCGGTCGACATCTATGTGCCGGGCTGCCCGCCCACTGCCGAAGCTCTGCTCTACGGCATCATGCAGCTGCAGCGGAAGATCCGCCGGATCGGGACGATTGAGCGTTAA
- a CDS encoding NADH-quinone oxidoreductase subunit A translates to MVDLSQYLPILIFLGIALLLSGTFVFLPMLVGRLTGAHKPDPAKLSEYECGFPAFEEPRSQFDVRFYLVAILFIIFDLEAAFLFPWAVSLDQIGWAGWATMMIFIAELVLGLVYAWKKGALDWE, encoded by the coding sequence TTGGTCGATCTCAGCCAATATCTGCCGATCCTGATCTTTCTCGGGATCGCTCTGCTGCTTTCCGGCACCTTCGTCTTTCTGCCGATGCTGGTTGGCCGCCTGACCGGTGCGCACAAGCCCGATCCTGCCAAGCTCTCCGAATATGAGTGCGGTTTCCCCGCATTTGAAGAGCCGCGCAGCCAGTTCGACGTGCGTTTCTACCTTGTCGCCATCCTGTTCATCATTTTCGACCTGGAAGCGGCATTCCTCTTTCCGTGGGCGGTAAGCCTCGACCAGATCGGCTGGGCCGGCTGGGCGACGATGATGATCTTCATAGCGGAGCTGGTGCTCGGCCTCGTCTATGCGTGGAAGAAGGGAGCACTCGATTGGGAGTAG
- a CDS encoding inositol monophosphatase family protein, with the protein MVSHSGLLTVMERAARKAGSKLRRDFGEVEHLQVSRKGPADFVSKADKQAEQTLVEELQKARPDWGFLLEEGGVIEGDPNKPRWIIDPLDGTTNFLHGIPHFAISIAVEEPLFGGKREVTSGLIYQPVTDESYWAEKNRGAWRHDQRLRVSARRDLADCLIATGIPFMGHGNMAEWTRIFGAVAPSVAGLRRFGAASLDLAHVASGRYDGFWESGLQPWDVAAGILMVREAGGFVSDFRGGDQMIDRKEVIAGNDATHSKLHKLVAGALR; encoded by the coding sequence ATGGTATCCCATTCCGGCCTTCTCACCGTCATGGAACGCGCCGCCCGCAAGGCCGGCTCCAAGCTGCGCCGCGACTTCGGCGAGGTCGAGCATCTGCAGGTGTCGCGCAAGGGGCCGGCGGACTTCGTGTCCAAGGCCGACAAGCAGGCTGAGCAGACGCTGGTCGAGGAATTGCAGAAGGCGCGTCCCGACTGGGGCTTCCTGCTGGAAGAGGGCGGGGTGATCGAGGGCGATCCCAACAAGCCGCGCTGGATCATCGATCCGCTCGACGGCACCACCAACTTTCTGCACGGCATCCCGCACTTCGCCATCTCGATCGCGGTCGAGGAGCCTTTGTTCGGCGGCAAGCGTGAAGTGACCTCGGGTCTGATCTATCAGCCGGTCACCGACGAAAGCTATTGGGCGGAAAAGAATCGCGGCGCCTGGCGTCATGACCAGCGTCTGCGCGTCTCGGCCCGCCGTGACCTCGCCGACTGCCTGATCGCCACCGGCATCCCGTTCATGGGTCATGGCAACATGGCCGAATGGACCCGCATCTTCGGTGCGGTGGCGCCTTCGGTCGCTGGCCTGCGTCGCTTCGGTGCCGCTTCGCTCGACCTCGCCCATGTCGCCTCGGGCCGCTATGACGGCTTCTGGGAAAGTGGCCTCCAGCCCTGGGACGTTGCGGCCGGCATCCTGATGGTGCGCGAGGCCGGCGGCTTCGTCAGCGACTTCCGTGGCGGCGACCAGATGATCGACCGCAAGGAAGTGATCGCGGGCAATGACGCGACCCACAGCAAGCTGCACAAGCTGGTGGCAGGGGCGCTGCGCTAA